A single genomic interval of Gopherus evgoodei ecotype Sinaloan lineage chromosome 11, rGopEvg1_v1.p, whole genome shotgun sequence harbors:
- the LOC115659375 gene encoding sterol 26-hydroxylase, mitochondrial yields MAGLGGGRSAAGLALRRWLQPLAGASRSEPARQGRASAAGAAAAVPGEQQLKGPEELPGPGLLRSLYWGFVRGYLLHTHQLQVMFRKDYGPMWKSTFGKYKNVNIGSPELLEQLLRQEGKYPMRSDMALWKEHRDTRQLPYGPLTEEGERWYRLRQVLNQRMLKPSEAMLYAGAINEVVSDLMARLQAERVGSPSGVLVEDVANLLYRFALEGISYILFETRTGCLEREIPAETRRFIDAIGLMLKNSVYATVMPQWSRKLLPFWRRYLENWDTIFAFGKKLIDRKMEELEGHLERGEQVSGYLSYLLASGRLTPEEVYGSVAELLMAGVDTTSNTLSWALYHLARAPEIQISLYQEVNSVVPRERIPSAKDLAKMPLLRAIIKETLRLYPVVPTNARVIVENDVVIGGYHFPKNTLFVLAHYAMAHDQSSFPEPERFLPQRWLRGHGSAHHPFSSIPFGYGVRGCLGRRIAELEMHLALARIARTFELRPDPQGTEVTSVSRIVLVPNKPINLQFIARQPGP; encoded by the exons ATGGCGGGGCTGGGTGGCGGGCGCAGCGCTGCGGGTCTCGCCCTGCGCCGCTGGCTGCAGCCGCTGGCCGGGGCGTCGCGCTCGGAGCCGGCCCGGCAGGGTCGAGCCAGCGCGGCCGGAGCAGCCGCTGCGGTGCCGGGCGAGCAGCAGCTGAAGggccccgaggagctgccgggaCCGGGGCTGCTCCGCTCCCTCTATTGGGGATTCGTGCGCGGCTACCTGCTGCACACGCACCAGCTGCAG GTGATGTTCCGGAAGGATTACGGCCCCATGTGGAAATCCACCTTTGGGAAGTACAAGAACGTGAACATTGGGAGCCCGGAgctcctggagcagctgctgagGCAGGAGGGGAAATACCCCATGAGGAGCGACATGGCCCTGTGGAAGGAGCATCGGGATACCAGGCAGCTGCCCTACGGCCCGTTAACCGA GGAAGGGGAACGCTGGTATCGCCTGCGCCAGGTCCTCAACCAGCGCATGCTGAAGCCGTCGGAGGCCATGCTGTACGCGGGGGCCATCAACGAGGTGGTGTCGGACCTGATGGCCCGGCTGCAGGCGGAGAGGGTGGGGAGCCCCTCGGGGGTCCTGGTGGAGGACGTGGCCAACCTGCTGTACAGATTCGCCCTGGAAG GCATCTCCTACATCCTCTTTGAGACCCGCACCGGGTGCCTGGAGCGGGAGATCCCTGCAGAGACGCGGCGCTTCATCGACGCCATCGGCCTCATGCTGAAGAATTCTGTCTACGCCACCGTCATGCCGCAGTGGAGCCGGAAGCTGCTGCCCTTCTGGAGGCGCTACCTGGAGAACTGGGACACCATCTTTGCCTTCG GCAAGAAGCTGATTGACAGGAAgatggaggagctggaggggcatCTGGAGCGAGGCGAGCAGGTGTCAGGCTACCTGAGTTACCTGCTGGCCAGCGGCAGGCTGACGCCAGAGGAGGTGTACGGCAGTGTGGCGGAGCTGCTAATGGCCGGCGTGGACACG ACATCCAACACCTTGTCCTGGGCCCTCTACCACCTGGCCAGGGCCCCAGAGATCCAGATCTCCCTGTACCAGGAGGTGAACAGTGTCGTGCCCAGGGAGCGAATCCCCAGCGCCAAGGATCTGGCCAAGATGCCGCTGCTTCGGGCCATTATCAAGGAAACACTCAG GCTGTACCCCGTGGTCCCCACCAATGCCAGGGTCATTGTGGAGAACGACGTGGTCATTGGAGGCTATCACTTCCCGAAGAAC ACTCTCTTCGTCCTGGCTCACTACGCGATGGCGCACGACCAGAGCAGCTTCCCGGAGCCCGAGCGCTTCCTGCCCCAGCGCTGGCTCCGGGGCCACGGCTCGGCCCACCACCCCTTCAGCTCCATCCCCTTTGGCTACGGGGTCCGCGGCTGCCTGGGCCGGCGCATTGCCGAGCTGGAGATGCACCTGGCTCTGGCCAGG ATCGCCCGGACGTTCGAGCTGCGGCCAGACCCCCAGGGCACGGAGGTGACATCTGTCTCTCGCATTGTCCTGGTGCCCAACAAGCCCATCAACCTGCAATTCATTGCCCGGCAGCCGGGCCcctga